A region from the Caldicellulosiruptor naganoensis genome encodes:
- the cas2 gene encoding CRISPR-associated endonuclease Cas2 has protein sequence MFVIVTYDINEKRVNKVRKILKKYFTWVQNSVFEGEITLGKLEKCKRELLSVIEKDEDSVYFYEMEYKLVCNKKVLGQEKNYDSIII, from the coding sequence ATCTTTGTTATAGTCACATACGACATAAATGAAAAGAGGGTCAACAAGGTAAGAAAGATTTTAAAAAAATACTTCACATGGGTTCAAAATTCAGTGTTTGAAGGAGAAATCACACTTGGCAAGCTTGAAAAGTGCAAACGGGAGCTTTTATCGGTCATAGAAAAGGATGAAGATTCGGTATATTTTTATGAGATGGAATATAAACTTGTGTGCAATAAAAAAGTTTTGGGTCAAGAAAAGAACTATGATTCTATTATAATTTGA
- the cas4 gene encoding CRISPR-associated protein Cas4: MSEELQELQDLKFQGIKINYLYVCKRKLWLFSKNITFENQSDKVLIGKVLHEYSYPKEDAKEVLIDNLIMIDIVSDGAVREVKYSSKMKEADIMQVMYYLYYLKQKGIEKQGIINYPKERRKEILQLTPEYEQKVKQALSEIEKITSQIAPPPATKQKICKSCAYFEFCWG; encoded by the coding sequence ATGTCAGAAGAACTTCAAGAACTGCAAGACCTCAAATTCCAGGGTATTAAAATCAACTACCTTTATGTTTGCAAAAGAAAGCTCTGGCTTTTTAGCAAAAACATCACATTTGAAAATCAGTCTGACAAGGTCCTGATTGGCAAGGTTTTGCATGAGTATTCTTATCCTAAGGAAGATGCAAAAGAAGTTTTAATAGACAATCTTATAATGATTGACATTGTCTCAGATGGGGCAGTGAGAGAGGTAAAGTACAGCAGCAAAATGAAAGAGGCAGATATAATGCAGGTTATGTATTATCTCTACTATCTAAAACAAAAAGGGATAGAAAAGCAGGGTATAATTAACTATCCGAAAGAACGCAGGAAAGAAATCTTACAGCTTACACCTGAATATGAGCAAAAAGTAAAACAGGCACTGAGCGAGATAGAAAAAATAACCTCTCAGATAGCTCCACCGCCGGCTACAAAACAAAAGATATGCAAGTCCTGTGCATACTTTGAATTTTGCTGGGGGTAA
- a CDS encoding iron ABC transporter substrate-binding protein, with protein sequence MRSKSFCSDYFKASKKAISILLILSLFLLIVLNALSGQAKQERSSSKLIVTDLLGRKVEIENKKNKRIVAIGPGALRLVLYVNGTKNIVGVENAEKAWEEGSRTYIMAYPELKRLPTIGQGGADSSPDPEKLISVKPDVIFAASFLDRAKADALQAKTKIPVVVLDYGTKLLFDENVYKSLRIIGKIVGKQQRAEDLINYMQRCKAFFNERTRNIPASKKPKVYVGAISFKGGHGFESTMGKYFPFLAINVINVADQANKEGWFMVEKEKILEWNPDIIFIDEANLDLVKQDYKKNPEFYKSLSAFKYGKVYGQLPYNFYWTNIDTVLANTFWIAKVVYPDRFKDVDPIKRADEIYKFFLGKPLYSKMAKKFGGFVKIKLD encoded by the coding sequence ATGAGAAGCAAGAGTTTTTGTTCTGATTACTTTAAAGCAAGTAAAAAGGCAATAAGTATTTTGCTAATTTTGAGTCTTTTCTTACTAATTGTATTGAACGCACTTTCAGGTCAAGCAAAACAAGAAAGGTCTTCATCAAAGTTAATTGTGACTGACCTTCTTGGCAGAAAAGTAGAGATTGAAAACAAGAAAAACAAAAGAATTGTTGCGATAGGACCTGGGGCACTCAGGCTTGTTTTGTATGTCAATGGAACAAAAAATATAGTTGGAGTTGAAAATGCAGAAAAGGCATGGGAAGAAGGTTCAAGAACATATATCATGGCATATCCTGAGCTCAAAAGACTTCCAACAATTGGCCAAGGCGGGGCAGACTCATCCCCTGACCCAGAAAAACTTATTTCTGTAAAACCAGATGTTATTTTTGCAGCAAGTTTTTTAGACAGGGCAAAGGCAGATGCTCTTCAAGCAAAAACAAAAATTCCTGTTGTTGTGCTTGATTATGGTACAAAGCTTCTTTTTGATGAGAATGTATACAAATCGCTCAGAATCATTGGAAAGATTGTAGGAAAGCAGCAGCGTGCAGAAGACCTCATAAACTATATGCAAAGGTGCAAGGCATTTTTCAATGAAAGAACCAGAAATATCCCGGCTTCTAAAAAGCCAAAGGTATATGTGGGGGCTATCAGTTTCAAAGGCGGGCATGGATTTGAGAGTACAATGGGCAAATACTTTCCATTTTTGGCCATAAATGTGATAAATGTTGCAGACCAGGCAAACAAAGAAGGCTGGTTCATGGTTGAGAAAGAAAAGATTCTAGAGTGGAACCCTGATATTATATTTATTGACGAGGCAAATTTGGATCTTGTAAAGCAGGATTACAAGAAAAACCCTGAGTTTTATAAATCACTTTCAGCTTTCAAATATGGCAAAGTTTACGGTCAGCTTCCTTACAACTTCTATTGGACCAACATTGACACTGTTTTGGCAAACACATTCTGGATTGCAAAAGTTGTGTATCCAGACAGATTCAAAGATGTTGACCCAATCAAGCGAGCAGATGAGATTTACAAATTCTTCTTAGGAAAGCCGCTTTATTCCAAGATGGCAAAGAAATTTGGTGGGTTTGTGAAAATAAAGCTTGACTAA
- a CDS encoding ABC transporter ATP-binding protein gives MLKVDNLEFSFKDFQVLSGICFEARRGEFVSILGNNGAGKSTLLKCIARLLKPKSGVVLIDGKDTNSFSLRQLSKSVAYVPQRYTTNRITVYEAILLGRKPHFTGLAPSSEDLKKVEMALDLFELKHLAFRYVDEISGGELQKVVIARAFVQEPKVLLLDEPINNLDLKNQIEVLKILKRLSMQEGILVIVILHDLNLAIRFSDWFIFIKDRKIFASGGKEVIRADIISKVYGIDVKVEKHGDEIFVVPIVAAI, from the coding sequence ATGCTGAAAGTAGATAACCTTGAGTTTAGCTTCAAAGACTTTCAGGTCTTAAGTGGGATTTGTTTTGAAGCAAGAAGAGGAGAGTTTGTGTCAATTTTGGGGAACAACGGTGCAGGAAAATCTACACTTTTAAAATGCATAGCAAGGCTTTTAAAGCCTAAAAGTGGAGTTGTGCTAATAGATGGCAAGGACACAAATAGTTTTTCCTTGCGCCAGCTTTCAAAAAGTGTTGCTTATGTTCCGCAAAGATACACTACAAACAGAATAACAGTGTATGAAGCAATCCTTCTTGGGAGAAAACCACATTTTACCGGGCTTGCTCCTTCTTCAGAAGATTTAAAAAAGGTGGAGATGGCACTTGACCTTTTTGAACTAAAGCACCTTGCTTTCAGGTATGTAGATGAGATAAGTGGTGGTGAACTTCAGAAGGTAGTGATTGCAAGAGCGTTTGTCCAAGAGCCCAAAGTCCTGCTTTTGGATGAGCCAATAAACAACCTTGACTTGAAAAATCAAATAGAGGTTTTGAAGATTTTAAAAAGACTTTCAATGCAAGAAGGGATTTTAGTAATTGTAATCTTACATGACTTAAACTTGGCCATCAGGTTCTCTGACTGGTTCATCTTCATCAAAGATAGAAAAATATTTGCATCAGGCGGGAAAGAAGTAATAAGGGCTGATATAATCTCGAAGGTATATGGCATAGATGTAAAAGTAGAAAAGCATGGTGATGAGATTTTTGTTGTTCCAATAGTAGCTGCTATTTAA
- the cheB gene encoding chemotaxis-specific protein-glutamate methyltransferase CheB yields the protein MKRILIVDDSELMCEVIKGALRGLEEDIVVFIATNPLIAIRKASLFNIDLALIDYEMPYMNGLLLIGYLKEINPLTKIVMVSAYTEPGAQITLEALARGAIDYILKPSNKEEFEGFKKELLDKVRWILTGREFSRKKSKIEKDRPKVLSYLEGLKAGTLNYLVDKLRESKVIAIGISTGGPPVLEKIFTNLKKDFSIPILVVQHMPPAFTKALAERLCKISQRQVKEAEDGEKIENGVIYIAKGGVHLAVEKILGKYYIRLLENVEKVNSHKPSCDILFSSVAEWYGKYATGIIMTGMGCDGSNGLLEMKNQGALTIAQSKESCVVFGMPRVAIEKGAAEAVLSTDEIIRLLNEV from the coding sequence ATGAAAAGGATCTTGATTGTTGATGACTCTGAACTGATGTGTGAAGTTATAAAAGGAGCTTTGAGGGGTTTAGAAGAAGATATAGTTGTTTTTATAGCTACAAATCCTCTTATTGCTATTAGAAAGGCTAGTTTATTTAACATTGATTTAGCACTAATTGACTATGAAATGCCTTATATGAATGGTCTTTTACTTATCGGCTATTTAAAGGAGATAAATCCATTAACAAAAATTGTAATGGTTTCTGCTTATACTGAACCTGGTGCCCAGATTACTCTTGAAGCACTTGCAAGAGGTGCAATTGATTACATATTAAAACCCTCAAATAAAGAAGAATTTGAAGGATTTAAAAAAGAACTGTTAGATAAAGTTCGCTGGATATTAACAGGAAGAGAGTTTAGCCGCAAAAAAAGTAAGATAGAAAAAGACAGACCTAAAGTTTTAAGTTATCTTGAGGGTCTTAAAGCTGGTACTCTTAATTACTTAGTGGATAAGCTAAGAGAAAGTAAAGTAATAGCAATTGGAATTTCAACAGGAGGCCCCCCTGTTTTAGAAAAGATTTTTACAAATCTTAAGAAAGATTTTTCAATTCCAATATTAGTTGTTCAGCACATGCCGCCAGCATTTACAAAAGCCTTGGCTGAAAGGCTTTGCAAAATATCTCAAAGACAGGTGAAAGAAGCCGAAGATGGTGAAAAGATTGAAAATGGTGTAATTTATATAGCAAAAGGTGGAGTACATCTTGCTGTTGAAAAGATCTTAGGAAAGTATTACATAAGACTTCTTGAAAATGTCGAAAAGGTAAATAGCCACAAACCATCTTGTGATATTTTATTCAGTTCAGTAGCTGAATGGTACGGAAAATATGCAACAGGCATAATCATGACTGGAATGGGTTGTGATGGGTCAAATGGTCTTTTGGAAATGAAAAATCAGGGTGCTTTGACAATTGCACAAAGTAAAGAATCATGTGTAGTTTTTGGTATGCCAAGAGTTGCCATAGAAAAGGGAGCGGCAGAAGCAGTGCTAAGTACAGATGAGATTATAAGACTTTTAAATGAGGTGTAA
- a CDS encoding DUF6922 domain-containing protein: MEFKDLDIQRHKAFIITRLLNFGDQDCIKWLFSTYSKKEIKDVVKNSRSLLKKPARFWQLYFDLKEDEMRCFEVFKKMEGLFPF; the protein is encoded by the coding sequence ATTGAATTTAAAGATTTAGACATTCAGAGGCACAAAGCATTTATCATCACGCGCCTTCTTAACTTTGGAGACCAAGATTGCATAAAGTGGCTATTTAGCACATATTCGAAAAAAGAAATTAAAGATGTAGTAAAGAATAGCAGAAGTCTTTTGAAAAAACCTGCAAGGTTTTGGCAACTATATTTCGATTTGAAAGAGGATGAAATGAGGTGTTTTGAGGTATTCAAAAAGATGGAAGGGTTATTTCCATTTTAA
- the tsaA gene encoding tRNA (N6-threonylcarbamoyladenosine(37)-N6)-methyltransferase TrmO yields the protein MELVKIGIIHSPYKTKEEAPRQGADSEEICYIEIFEDYINGLKDIEEAKYLIILYWGHQSNRETLITKTPFSDVPKGVFACRSPNRPNPVLLDIAELIDLKGNVLVVKGLDAIDGSPVIDIKPYYERIDIPKGLQEKIFEEQSK from the coding sequence ATGGAACTTGTAAAAATAGGAATAATTCACAGTCCATATAAAACAAAAGAAGAGGCGCCACGGCAAGGTGCGGATTCAGAAGAGATTTGCTATATAGAAATATTTGAAGATTATATTAATGGTTTGAAGGATATCGAAGAGGCAAAGTACTTAATAATTTTGTACTGGGGACATCAATCAAACAGGGAGACTTTAATTACAAAAACACCCTTTTCAGATGTTCCAAAAGGTGTTTTTGCTTGCAGGTCTCCCAACAGACCAAACCCAGTACTTTTAGATATTGCAGAGCTTATAGACCTAAAAGGCAATGTTCTTGTTGTAAAAGGGCTTGATGCGATAGACGGTTCACCTGTAATAGATATAAAACCCTATTATGAAAGAATTGACATTCCCAAAGGGTTACAAGAAAAAATTTTTGAAGAACAAAGCAAATGA
- a CDS encoding DUF3842 family protein: MVIAVLDGLGAGIGREFIKRLKKEFEDKIKVVALGTNKVAMQNMIKNGADVGYCGEDEIVYFLTNFVPDAIVGPIGILSCGGINGEITAKIAHLVFSLECKKYIIPLNLHGIFIPGTVNLSMKEIFSLIIDDIKESLKKEDEQKTLSSPSS; the protein is encoded by the coding sequence ATGGTCATTGCAGTTTTAGACGGACTGGGGGCTGGAATTGGAAGGGAATTTATAAAAAGACTAAAAAAAGAATTTGAAGATAAAATAAAAGTTGTTGCGCTTGGAACTAACAAAGTAGCTATGCAGAACATGATCAAAAATGGTGCAGATGTAGGATATTGCGGTGAAGATGAAATTGTTTATTTTTTGACAAACTTTGTACCAGATGCAATTGTGGGTCCAATCGGAATTCTGAGCTGTGGTGGAATAAACGGTGAAATTACTGCAAAGATAGCACATTTAGTTTTCAGCCTTGAATGCAAAAAGTACATAATCCCTTTGAATCTTCATGGAATATTTATCCCCGGCACTGTAAATCTATCTATGAAAGAGATATTTTCTTTGATAATAGATGACATAAAAGAAAGTTTAAAAAAAGAGGATGAGCAAAAGACTCTATCTTCCCCATCCTCTTGA
- a CDS encoding FmdE family protein, protein MTWEKELFWKKAAEFHGHICPGLAIGFRACEAAAKKLSLEFSSDEEVVCITENDACGVDAIQVILGCTAGKGNLIFKDRGKQAFTFFRRDTNQGIRIVFKGFAENRSREENLQYILEAPLDEIFEYKEPKDKVPNMARIFRSLKCENCGERAAEHRIRILDGKFLCLDCYEDYSRGWGR, encoded by the coding sequence ATGACATGGGAAAAAGAACTTTTCTGGAAAAAGGCAGCTGAGTTTCACGGGCACATATGCCCAGGTCTTGCAATAGGTTTTAGAGCATGTGAGGCAGCAGCAAAAAAGCTTTCTCTTGAGTTTTCTTCGGATGAAGAAGTAGTTTGCATAACAGAAAACGATGCATGTGGTGTTGATGCTATTCAAGTCATTTTGGGCTGTACTGCTGGCAAAGGCAATCTCATTTTCAAAGACAGGGGCAAACAGGCATTTACGTTTTTCAGAAGGGATACAAATCAGGGTATTAGAATTGTTTTCAAGGGTTTTGCAGAAAACAGGTCAAGAGAAGAAAACTTACAGTATATCCTTGAAGCGCCTTTGGATGAGATTTTCGAGTACAAAGAACCAAAAGACAAAGTTCCTAATATGGCACGAATTTTCCGTTCTTTGAAATGTGAAAACTGTGGAGAGAGAGCAGCAGAGCACAGAATAAGAATTTTAGATGGCAAATTTTTGTGTCTTGACTGCTATGAAGACTACTCAAGAGGATGGGGAAGATAG
- a CDS encoding 2-phosphosulfolactate phosphatase family protein, translating into MKIVTFSHYKEVTDEVLKESYAIVIDLLRATSTMIWAISNGAKGIIPVEDISEARLFKRLDERVLLGGERGGLKIEGFDLDNSPLSYKKEAIFGKTVVMTTTNGTRALKKASFAKRIFLGSFINAKKTAEYIIKEALQYSVDTISIVCAGTEEKFTLEDILCAGYFVDLFKENFPNAFLDDLSLASHVLYKKFENDPHEILKYSYHYNHLKRIGFEADLQFCLKKDFIDCVCEYKNLVVEKV; encoded by the coding sequence TTGAAGATAGTTACATTTTCACACTACAAAGAGGTAACTGATGAGGTTTTAAAAGAGTCATATGCCATTGTGATAGACCTTCTCAGGGCAACATCTACTATGATTTGGGCTATTTCAAATGGTGCAAAGGGAATAATTCCTGTTGAGGATATTTCTGAAGCGCGGCTTTTCAAGAGGTTAGATGAAAGGGTTCTTCTTGGAGGAGAAAGAGGTGGCTTGAAAATTGAAGGTTTTGACCTTGACAACTCACCTCTTTCGTACAAAAAGGAAGCCATTTTTGGCAAAACTGTGGTTATGACAACAACAAACGGCACAAGAGCGCTCAAGAAAGCATCCTTTGCAAAGCGAATCTTTCTTGGTTCATTTATAAATGCTAAAAAAACTGCAGAGTATATTATAAAAGAGGCTCTACAGTATAGCGTTGACACAATCTCAATTGTGTGTGCCGGAACAGAAGAGAAATTTACCCTTGAGGATATCCTTTGTGCTGGCTATTTTGTCGATTTATTTAAAGAGAATTTTCCAAATGCGTTTTTAGATGATCTTTCTCTTGCATCACATGTGCTTTATAAAAAATTTGAAAATGACCCTCATGAAATATTAAAATATTCATATCACTATAATCATTTAAAAAGGATTGGCTTTGAAGCTGACCTTCAATTTTGTCTCAAGAAAGACTTTATAGATTGTGTATGTGAGTATAAAAACTTGGTAGTAGAGAAGGTGTAA
- a CDS encoding FecCD family ABC transporter permease, producing MTQEVEKHQKLKSQYKKLVAEKVLFLITIAILTVLLSVYAISSGSSDLSFSDVLKAFLGKSDERTALIVFDIRLVRVVAAILAGIGLAIGGAAIQSLFHNPLASPFTLGISQGAAFGAAIGIIVLGGGATSSAASDSVTILHPSVVVVCAFLGAMLSTGVVLALAQIKRFSPEAVVLSGVALSSLFSAATTIIQYFASDVKIAALVFWTFGDIGRATWDDVKIMAVFVILAWLYFLANSWNYNAIASGDDVAKSLGVNVERTRFFGILVSSFITSVIVSFLGIIGFICLVAPHIARRFIGNDQRFLTMASGLVGAFLLLLSDTVARLIIQPVVLPVGAVTSFLGAPLFMYLLIRGKKV from the coding sequence ATGACTCAAGAAGTAGAGAAACACCAAAAACTAAAATCACAGTACAAAAAGCTTGTTGCTGAGAAAGTGCTGTTTTTAATTACTATTGCTATCTTGACAGTGCTTCTTTCGGTATATGCAATATCGTCAGGTTCATCAGATTTGAGTTTTTCTGATGTTTTAAAGGCTTTTTTAGGAAAAAGTGATGAAAGAACAGCTCTTATAGTCTTTGACATAAGACTTGTAAGAGTTGTTGCGGCAATTTTGGCAGGGATTGGTCTTGCAATTGGTGGGGCTGCAATTCAAAGCCTTTTTCACAACCCATTAGCATCTCCTTTTACTCTTGGAATTTCGCAGGGTGCTGCGTTTGGTGCGGCAATTGGAATAATTGTGTTGGGCGGCGGAGCGACAAGTTCTGCCGCCTCTGACTCTGTTACCATTTTGCATCCATCTGTGGTCGTTGTGTGTGCTTTTTTGGGGGCAATGTTATCAACTGGAGTAGTACTTGCTTTAGCACAAATAAAGAGGTTTTCGCCAGAGGCAGTTGTGCTTTCTGGAGTTGCCTTGAGTTCTCTTTTTTCTGCCGCAACAACTATAATTCAGTATTTTGCATCAGATGTAAAGATTGCTGCGCTTGTATTCTGGACATTTGGCGATATTGGAAGAGCGACATGGGATGATGTAAAGATTATGGCGGTTTTTGTAATTTTAGCATGGCTGTACTTTTTGGCAAATTCATGGAACTACAATGCAATTGCAAGCGGCGATGATGTTGCAAAAAGCCTTGGTGTGAATGTTGAAAGAACAAGGTTTTTTGGGATTTTAGTAAGCAGCTTTATAACATCTGTGATTGTATCCTTCTTAGGAATTATAGGTTTTATATGCTTGGTAGCGCCTCACATAGCACGAAGGTTTATAGGAAATGACCAGAGGTTTTTGACTATGGCATCTGGTCTTGTAGGTGCGTTTTTGCTTCTTTTGTCAGACACAGTAGCAAGACTTATAATACAGCCAGTTGTTTTGCCAGTTGGCGCTGTGACATCTTTCCTTGGTGCACCGCTTTTTATGTATCTTTTAATCCGCGGAAAGAAGGTATGA
- a CDS encoding CRISPR-associated helicase/endonuclease Cas3, which produces MRIYAKSRPEETLKEHTERLLHNLEILRQVYGEQIENIVPNKAKNVFWEMLKDVCIYHDCGKAYTPFQNVIRKSVGKEVLKTSFKNDIPHSYLSPAFVSKEVLEKYRDYKKAFIQAIAFHHERNVVLDATLYEYILQAIKEDLDEKRELVEKELSIKVENLNKRYYSYIAPSNMLSWWKDKDKEELLIYVILKGLLVRLDHCASAHIEIEDMKRQNLKEITTRYLLKSFNNLRELQKYVLDKGDKNLIIVASTGSGKTEAALIWAGDKKVFFTLPMRAALNAMFKRLKDNIEISNIGLLHSTSFHYIVSEEDDENLAFSIYQGSRYFSKQLLLTTIDQIFGFPFKYKGYEKILATLAYSKVIVDEIQGYSPSIGAVILKGLEMLNCFGTKFLIMTATLPQIYEDYLLQKGISFEKAVFFSPVVRHRIKIVEKDISSDVENIISHAQKGKVLIITNTISKALELFESLRERTEMKVGVIHSQFIQKHRQIKERMIKRFEERYDKGIWISTQIVEASLDIDFDFLFTELSTLDSLFQRMGRCFRKREYRSEEPNVFVYTENVSGIGRVYDREIHLSSFEMIKEFDGNVILEQQKMDLVKRLYSIDNIRDTKYYKEFKETLALLDSIIDGEFNKYEVHSNLRDIFNVKAIPIRYYRKKEKLFEMYTNEKNLIAKAKIYDKISKYIVEVPYYKVKNYISSCSYMKDIYILNLDYDCNTGIKYDRVISSELM; this is translated from the coding sequence GTGAGAATATACGCAAAATCAAGACCTGAAGAAACCTTAAAAGAACATACCGAGAGGTTGCTACATAATTTAGAAATACTAAGGCAAGTCTATGGGGAGCAAATCGAAAATATTGTTCCAAATAAAGCAAAAAATGTATTTTGGGAGATGTTGAAAGATGTGTGTATCTATCACGATTGTGGGAAAGCATATACACCTTTTCAAAATGTCATAAGAAAAAGCGTTGGAAAGGAAGTTTTAAAGACGAGTTTCAAAAATGACATACCTCATTCTTACCTTTCACCGGCTTTTGTTTCAAAAGAAGTTTTAGAAAAGTATAGAGATTATAAAAAAGCTTTTATACAAGCGATAGCTTTTCATCATGAAAGAAATGTAGTGCTTGACGCAACACTTTATGAGTATATTCTTCAGGCTATCAAGGAAGATTTGGATGAAAAAAGAGAACTTGTAGAAAAGGAATTAAGCATTAAAGTCGAAAATCTCAATAAAAGGTACTATTCATATATTGCTCCGTCGAATATGTTGTCATGGTGGAAAGATAAAGATAAAGAAGAATTATTGATTTATGTAATTTTAAAAGGGTTGCTGGTCAGGCTTGACCATTGTGCCTCTGCACATATAGAGATTGAAGACATGAAAAGACAAAACTTAAAGGAAATCACAACCAGATATCTTCTTAAATCTTTCAATAATCTGAGAGAGCTTCAAAAGTATGTTTTGGATAAGGGTGATAAAAATTTAATAATTGTTGCTTCGACAGGGAGTGGAAAAACTGAGGCAGCGTTGATATGGGCAGGGGATAAAAAAGTGTTCTTTACTCTCCCAATGAGAGCTGCTTTGAATGCAATGTTTAAAAGACTTAAAGATAACATAGAGATATCAAACATTGGACTTTTACATTCAACCAGTTTTCACTATATAGTGAGCGAAGAAGATGATGAAAATCTTGCTTTTTCAATATATCAAGGATCGCGGTATTTTTCAAAACAGCTTCTTTTAACAACCATTGATCAGATTTTTGGTTTTCCATTTAAATATAAGGGATATGAAAAGATATTGGCAACTCTTGCATATTCCAAGGTTATAGTAGATGAAATCCAAGGTTATTCCCCATCAATTGGAGCTGTTATTCTCAAAGGGCTTGAGATGTTGAACTGTTTCGGGACAAAATTTTTGATTATGACTGCAACTTTACCGCAGATTTACGAGGATTATCTTCTTCAAAAAGGAATAAGTTTTGAAAAAGCGGTCTTTTTTTCACCTGTAGTAAGACACAGAATAAAGATTGTAGAAAAGGATATAAGTAGTGATGTGGAAAACATTATTAGTCATGCCCAGAAAGGTAAGGTTTTGATAATTACAAACACTATCAGCAAAGCACTTGAGCTTTTTGAGAGTCTAAGAGAAAGAACAGAAATGAAAGTTGGGGTTATCCACTCCCAGTTTATCCAAAAACACAGACAGATAAAAGAAAGGATGATAAAAAGGTTTGAAGAAAGATATGATAAAGGAATCTGGATATCTACACAAATTGTAGAAGCTTCACTTGACATTGACTTTGATTTTCTTTTTACGGAACTTTCTACATTGGATAGTCTTTTTCAGAGAATGGGAAGGTGTTTCAGAAAAAGAGAATATAGGAGTGAGGAACCAAATGTGTTTGTTTATACTGAAAATGTTTCGGGGATTGGAAGGGTTTATGATAGAGAGATACATCTTTCCAGTTTTGAAATGATTAAAGAGTTTGATGGCAATGTTATACTCGAACAACAAAAAATGGACCTTGTAAAGAGGTTGTATTCAATAGATAATATTAGGGATACGAAGTACTATAAAGAATTTAAGGAAACGTTGGCTTTATTAGACAGCATTATAGATGGAGAATTCAATAAGTATGAAGTTCATTCTAATTTGAGAGATATTTTTAATGTAAAGGCAATTCCTATAAGGTACTACAGAAAAAAAGAGAAACTTTTTGAAATGTACACAAACGAAAAAAATCTAATTGCAAAAGCAAAGATATATGATAAGATTTCAAAATACATTGTGGAAGTTCCGTATTATAAAGTAAAAAACTACATTTCTTCATGCAGTTATATGAAAGATATCTATATTTTAAATCTGGACTATGACTGCAACACAGGCATCAAGTATGACAGGGTAATTTCATCTGAGCTGATGTAA
- the cas1b gene encoding type I-B CRISPR-associated endonuclease Cas1b, which produces MQKTLYITSNGRLRRKDNTLYFETENEKRSIDIENVEQIHIFGEVDLNTKALNYISQYGIILHFYNYYGFYAGSFMPRKKNVSGDVVVRQALHYLDREKRIFLAYCFVESAVYHMMRNLRERKEAEAFLNAIDDEWENGKFNISSISELMGLEGRVRNIYYSSFNQFLPEDFYMEKREKRPPTNPINALISFGNSLIYSTVLTEIYHTQLDPSISFLHEPSEKRFSLSLDISEIFKPLVVDTVIFKLLNNHQLSLEHFDEDLNYCYLNQEGRKIFIKELQSKLETTVRHRQLNRNVSYKGFIRLECYKLIKHFIGDQVYSPLKAWW; this is translated from the coding sequence ATGCAAAAAACACTTTACATAACCTCGAACGGAAGACTTCGCAGAAAAGACAACACACTTTACTTTGAGACAGAAAATGAAAAGAGGTCAATTGATATTGAAAATGTTGAACAGATACACATCTTTGGAGAGGTTGACTTGAATACCAAGGCTTTGAATTATATCTCTCAATACGGCATAATTCTTCACTTTTACAACTATTATGGCTTTTATGCAGGAAGCTTTATGCCACGCAAAAAAAACGTTTCTGGAGATGTTGTTGTTCGGCAGGCTCTCCATTATCTTGATAGAGAAAAGAGAATTTTCTTGGCATATTGCTTTGTTGAATCAGCAGTTTATCATATGATGAGAAATTTGAGAGAAAGAAAAGAAGCAGAGGCTTTTTTGAACGCAATTGACGATGAATGGGAGAATGGCAAGTTTAACATTTCAAGCATATCAGAACTTATGGGACTTGAGGGAAGGGTGAGGAACATTTACTATTCCTCCTTCAATCAATTTTTGCCAGAAGATTTCTATATGGAAAAGCGTGAGAAAAGACCACCAACAAATCCGATAAATGCTTTGATTTCGTTTGGGAACAGCCTAATTTACAGCACAGTTTTAACAGAGATTTACCACACACAGCTTGACCCGAGCATAAGTTTTTTGCATGAACCAAGTGAAAAAAGATTTTCACTAAGCCTTGACATCTCTGAGATCTTCAAGCCGTTGGTTGTTGACACTGTAATATTCAAACTTCTCAACAACCATCAACTTAGCCTTGAACATTTTGATGAGGATTTGAATTATTGTTATCTGAACCAAGAGGGAAGAAAGATATTCATAAAAGAGCTCCAAAGCAAGCTTGAGACTACAGTTCGTCACAGACAGCTAAATAGAAATGTTTCCTATAAGGGGTTTATAAGACTCGAGTGTTACAAGCTGATAAAACATTTTATAGGTGATCAGGTTTACTCTCCACTCAAAGCATGGTGGTAG